In a genomic window of Paroedura picta isolate Pp20150507F chromosome 14, Ppicta_v3.0, whole genome shotgun sequence:
- the UBA2 gene encoding SUMO-activating enzyme subunit 2 yields MATLQGELAEAVAAARLLVVGAGGIGCELLKDLVLTGFVNIDVIDLDTIDVSNLNRQFLFQKKHVGRSKAQVAKESVLRFRPEANITAYHDSIMNPDYNVEFFRQFTLVMNALDNRAARNHVNRMCLAADIPLIESGTAGYLGQVTVIKKGVTECYECHPKPTQKTFPGCTIRNTPSEPIHCIVWAKYLFNQLFGEEDADQEVSPDRADPEAAWEPAEAEARARASNEDGGIKRVSTKEWAKSTGYDPVKLFTKLFKDDIRYLLTMDKLWRKRKPPMPLDWNEIQKQANNTSDQQNEPSLGLKDQQVLDVKSYARLFSKSVETLRAQLTEKGDGAELTWDKDDPPALDFVTAAANLRMHIFSMNMKSRFDIKSMAGNIIPAVATTNAIIAGLIVLEGLKILSGKIEQCRAIFLNKQPNPRKKLLVPCALDPPNPNCYVCASKPEVTVKLNVHKVTVLTLQDKIVKEKFNMVAPDVQIEDGKGTILISSEEGETEANNHRKLSDFGIRNGTRLQADDFLQDYTLLINLLHNEELPKDVEFEVVGDDVVGPKPSEQPAKNITNGSDDGVQPSTSTAQDEEDDVLIIETEEGPSSNADSVENKNRKRKLDDKEQAGTKRMRSETPAEEQDDVIAID; encoded by the exons ATTGATCTGGATACCATTGATGTCAGTAATCTCAACAGGCAGTTCTTGTTTCAAAAGAAACATGTTGGCAGATCAAAAGCACAG GTTGCCAAGGAAAGTGTTTTACGGTTCCGTCCAGAAGCAAATATTACAGCTTATCATGACAGCATTATGAA CCCTGACTATAATGTGGAATTTTTCCGGCAGTTTACACTGGTCATGAATGCCTTGGATAACAGAG CTGCCCGGAATCATGTGAACCGGATGTGCCTGGCTGCCGATATCCCCCTTATAGAGAGTGGAACTGCTGGCTACCTTGGACAAGTGACAGTTATCAAAAAG GGAGTGACAGAGTGTTATGAATGCCATCCTAAACCAACCCAGAAAACTTTTCCAGGCTgtacaatccgcaacactccttcTGAACCCATCCATTGTATTGTGTGGGCAAAGTATTTATTCAA TCAGTTATTTGGAGAAGAAGATGCTGATCAAGAAGTATCCCCCGACAGAGCTGATCCCGAAGCTGCTT GGGAGCCAGCAGAAGCGGAGGCCAGGGCAAGAGCTTCTAATGAAGATGGTGGCATTAAACGCGTCTCTACCAAggaatgggcaaaatcaacaggaTATGATCCAGTTAAACTCTTCACGAAG CTTTTCAAAGATGACATCCGGTATCTACTAACGATGGATAAACTCTGGAGGAAACGGAAACCCCCAATGCCTCTGGACTGGAACGAAATACAAAAACAGG CGAACAATACATCTGACCAACAGAATGAGCCGTCTTtgggccttaaagatcaacaggTTCTGGATGTCAAGAGCTATGCACGTCTCTTTTCTAAAAGCGTAGAGACTCTGAGGGCTCAGCTGACAGAAAAGGGTGACGGAGCTGAACTTACATGGGATAAG GATGATCCTCCTGCGCTGGACTTTGTCACGGCTGCTGCAAACCTCAGGATGCATATTTTTAGTATGAATATGAAGAGCCGGTTTGATATCaaat CCATGGCAGGAAACATCATCCCTGCTGTCGCTACCACTAATGCTATCATTGCCGGGCTGATAGTACTGGAGGGCTTAAAGATTCTCTCGGGAAAAATAGAGCAGTGCAGAGCA ATATTCCTTAATAAACAACCAAACCCAAGAAAAAAGCTGCTTGTCCCTTGCGCTTTGGATCCCCCAAATCCCAACTGCTACGTGTGCGCGAGCAAGCCAGAAGTGACTGTGAAACTGAACGTCCACAAAGTGACTGTGTTGACGCTGCAGGATAAA ATAGTGAAAGAAAAATTTAATATGGTGGCGCCAGATGTTCAGATAGAAGATGGGAAAGGAACTATTCTCATCTCTTCAGAAGAAGGAGAAACTGAAG CAAATAACCATCGGAAGCTGTCGGACTTTGGGATCAGAAATGGCACTCGGCTGCAAGCGGATGACTTCCTTCAGGACTACACCCTGCTGATCAATCTCCTCCACAA TGAAGAGCTTCCGAAAGATGTGGAGTTCGAGGTGGTGGGAGATGACGTGGTCGGTCCCAAGCCATCCGAGCAGCCTGCTAAGAACATCACCAACGGGAGTGACGATGGGGTGCAGCCGTCAACATCCACAG CTCAAGATGAAGAGGATGATGTCCTGATTATCGAAACCGAGGAAGGTCCTTCCAGCAACGCTGACAGTGTGGAGAATAAAAACCGGAAGAGGAAGCTGGATGACAAGGAGCAAGCTGGCACCAAGAGGATGCGCTCAGAGACGCCGGCAGAAGAGCAGGATGACGTGATTGCCATAGACTGA